In Polyangium spumosum, the DNA window CTGCCGCTGCTGCCCGCGACGCCGTAGCCGCCGCCGCTGCCGGGCTTCGTCCCGGAGGCGGTGCAATACCCCTGCGCGTTGCAGGAGCTCGCGCCGCCGTTCGCCCCCTTGCCGCGCGGATCGTTGCCCGTCGGGGTCACGACGATCTGCGAGCTCGCGTCGAGCACGAAGTTCTTCGCGCGGATCACGAGTTTGCCCGAGGGCACCGTGAGCACGCTGGAGTTGATGATGGTCACGTCGCCCGCGAAGACCTGCTCGCCGTCGAGCGTGGCGTTGGCGTTGGCGTCGATGACCAGGCTCGGTTGCGCGCAGTCGCCGTTGAAGCAATACGTCCCGCAGGTTTGCCCCTGCGTCCAGGCCGTGCCCGTGGCGTTGCAGGTCTCGGGCGTGTTCCCGTTGCAGCGCTTCTCGCCCGACTCGCACGCGCCGGCGCAGAGGCCGTTCGAGCCGTCGCAGGCGATGGCGCACGTCTCGACCGTGAGCCACGCGGTGCCGGTGGAGTTGCAGACCTGCGTCTGCAGGCCGTTGCAGCGCCGCGAGCCGGCCACGCAGGTGGTCGTGCCGGTGCAGGCCTGCATCGCCGGGTCGCACGCCTGCGCGCAGACCTGCTGCGTTTGCCACTGGTTGCTGCCGTTGCAGACCTCGAGCAGGTTGCCGTTGCAGCGCAGCTCGTTCTGCACGCACGTCGACGACGCGCACGCGTTGCCCTGGCAGATCTGCGGCGAGGGGCAGGCCGTCGCCGCGCCCCAGTCGTAGCAGCCGGTCGCTTGCAGCACGCAGGACTGCACCTGCGTGCCAGAGCACTGCGTTTGTCCCTGCGTGCACGTGTCCTCGCACTGCGAGGCGCACGCGCCGGCCTCGCAAGCTTGGCCCGCGGGGCAGCTCGCGCCGGGGTTCCAGTCATAACAGCCGTTCGCCTGGAGCCCGCACGTCTGGACCTGCGGACCCGAGCATTGCGTCGCGCCGCCCATGCATTGATCGGTGCACGAGCTGACGCACTGGCCACCATTGCAGGTCTGGAACGTCGGGCAGTTCTGCGCGGCGTTCCAATCATAGCAGCCATTGGCCTGCAGGCCGCAGGTCTGGATCTGCCCGTTCGCGCACTGCGTGGCGCCATTCGTGCACGTGTCCGTGCACGCGAGCACGCACTGCCCGCCAGAGCAGGTCTGGAACGTGGGACACCCCTGCGCCGGGTTCCAGTCGTAGCAGCCGTTCGCCTGGAGCGCGCAGGACTGAACATTCGCCCCAGAACACTGCGTCTCACCCGCGGCGCACTGATCGGTGCACGAGCTGACGCACTGCCCGCCGGAGCACGTCTGGAAGGTGGGGCAGCTCTGCGGTGTGGCCCAATCGTAGCAGCCATTGGCCTGGAGCGCGCACGTCTGAAGCTGCGTGTTCGAGCACTGCGTCTGCCCCTCGCTACATTGATCCGCGCACCCGCCGCCACCCCCGCCGCCCTGTCCCATTCCGCCGGTCCCGGCAGGGTTGTTTCCGCCGTCACCGCCACTCCCGGCGTCGCCGCCCTCGCCGCTCCCGGCGCCGCTGCCGTCGCCGCCTTGCGGGCCGCATCCCACGACGCCGATGAGCGTGGCGCAGACGAGCGTCCATCCGAATTTCAACAAAAGAGGTCTATGCACGAAATTCCTCCGCGCCTGATCTCATCGGGAACTTCCCGAATGTCAAGAGATGATGTGGAGCGCGTGGGATCACGCCAACACTCCCATCGTGCAGGCGCTTCGCTGGGGCTTTGCCCCAGGCCCCACGGGGGCTGTCCGCCCCTCGACCCGGACCAGCGCAAGCGCTGGACCTTTTGTCGATGAACTGCGCGGAGCGCAGCTCATCGAACAGGCCGAGTCAAGACCGGCAACGCCTCTGCCCATCCAGCCGGCCGTCGACAGCTCGAGAAGACCTCCACGGCCTTGCCACCGGCCTGCTGGAAGAACTGCGCATCGCGCAGTTCTTCCACCACGAGTCCAGCGCTTGCGCTGGTCCGGGGTGAAGGGGGCGGACAGCCCCCTTCTGGGGTGCGGGGCAACGCCCCGCGCGCGCACGCCCGTGCCCGTTTCAGTCGACGAGCCCCTCGCTCGCGATCTTGAACCACGATCGCGTGGGCTTCTTCTGCTCGCGCGAAACGAAATCGGCCATGCCGGCGAGCACGGTGGCCGTGCGGTGGCCCTCCATCTGCTTCGGGTGCTTCTGGCCCTGGTCGAGGTAACACCGCAAAAGCCGCGCGTCGTCCGTCTTCGGCAGGGCGGCGACGTTGCGGATCCATTTCGACCACACCTTCGGGTCGAGCAGGTATTGCTCGACGTTCGACACGTAAAACGTGCTCACGCGGAGGTCGTTTTTCTGGAGGAACGCGGCGATGGCGGGCAGGGCGCCGTCGCCCGCGAAGTCGCCGACGACGGGGACGACGCGGCCCTCGCGCTCCATGCGCTGGACGAAGCGGAAGGACGCGTCGGTCGCGAGGAAGCCGCGCCTCTTGCCCGCGGGATCGGCGGCGACGAGCAGCTCGCGCAGCGAGGGGTATTTGCGGCCCGAGCTCTCCTTGAGCTCGAACCGGAGGTCGATCTGTTTGTCGAAAAATACCTGCGTCATCCGCGCGAGCGCGCGCTTGTCCTTGTCCCCGAGCGTGACGCCGTAGGCCTCCTGCATGCGCTTCATGGCGCGATCGACGGTCGTCGCGAAGAGCTCCGGGTCGGGCGCCTTCGCCTCGGCGTGTTTCAGGACGGCGTAGATGTCGGCGTCCTCGGGCGGGGCCGTGGCCGCGTCGTAGGGCCTGCCGACGAGCAGGGCGAGGAAATGGGAGCGGCTCTCGGCCTCCTCGAAGAGGAACCGGTAATAGAGGTGCTGGAGGAGGTTGTCGCGCCGGATGTCGACGATGAAGGCGAGCCGCGGGCGGGTGAGGGCGAGGTACGTGAAATTCTGCTCGGGCCCGACCCCGATGTAGACGCCCCCCTCGGGCCGCGCCGCGAGCGCGTCGGCCGTCTGGAGGTACGAGGTCTCGTTCGAGATGAGGTTGTCCGAGATGAAATCGCCCCCCGGCTCGGACAAGGTGCGGACCAGCTCACCAAAGGGGCCGTACGCCGGGGCTACGGGGGCAGAGGCGGGGACGACCGCGGAGGCGGAGGCGGGAGCGGCGGCGGCTGTGGAAGCTGCGGAGGCGGCTGCGGAGGGCGCGGGCTCCTTCCTGGGCGGGTCGCACGCGGTGGCGACGAGCAGGGCGAGGGCCGGGGCGAGGCAGGGGAGCAGGCGCGGGGTCTTGGGGGCCATGGCGGACCGGGAACGTCTCGGCGGGCGAGCGTCGTCCAGGGCGTCGAGGGTCCGATGGAACCACGCGGGATGTCAAGGCGTGGCGAGGGGCGCGCGTGGGGGGATCTTGGCCGCGTGCCCACGTTGTGCCATGAAAGCCAGCGCTGCCATGAAGAAGCCTCGCCGCCGCCGCTTCTCGATGATCCGTGACTTCCAGGTCGCGGATTTCTTGACACTTGGTAATGGGTTCGCGGGGACCGGGTCGATGCTGGCGACGATGAAGTACGTGGCTTCGGGCGACGTGACCTTCCTCCGCCTCGCGTTCGCGCTTTTCCCGGTCGCGCTGCTCTGCGATTTCCTCGACGGCCGCGTGGCGCGGGCCCGGCGCGAGGTCTCGATGCTCGGTCAGGAGCTCGACTCGCTCGCGGATCTCGTCTCGTTCGGCGTGGCCCCGGCCGCGCTCGCGTTCGGGCTCGGGATGCGCGGGGGCTGGGACGCGATCGCGCTCGTGTATTTCGTGGCCTGCGGGATCTCGCGGCTCGCGCGGTACAACGCGACGGCGGCCTCGCTCGCGGACGAAGGCGGGAAGGTCAAGTATTACGAAGGGACGCCGATCCCGACGAGCCTCGCGCTCGTGGCGCTGTTCGGCGCGCTCGCGTCGGCCGATCGTATCGGCGCGGCGCTGCCGGGCGGGGCCGTCATGCTCGGGCCGTGGGAGCTGCACCCGCTCGTCCTGCTCTTCGTGTTGAGCGGCAGCGCGATGATATCGAAGACGCTGCGCATCCCGAAGCCCTGAGCCGCTGATCCCCTGATCCCCGTCCTTTTGTTCAGGGACAAGTTTTCAGTGACGAAAACAGGGACAAGTTTTCAGCGGTAGAATCTGTCCCGAACTTCTTCGATCGAAAGTTTTGCCGGGCGCGATCCCCCATTGTAGTTGCTGGGGTATCCACATGCTCGAGCGCGCGATTCGACCGCTCCACACCCCGTCCGCAGTTCCCCTCCCGTCCGTCCGCCCCGGGCCCCTCAAGGCCCGTGGAAAGCCGCGTCCGGACATTCGCGAGATCGAGCCGGGGACGGCGAAACCCTTCATCAAGTGGGTCGGCGGCAAGAGGCAGCTCCTCCACGAGCTCGATCCGCGTATTCCGTCGCGCTTCAATACGTATCACGAGCCCTTCGTCGGGGGCGGCGCGCTGTTCTTCCACCTCCTGCCCGAGCGCGCCGAGCTCAGCGATACGAACGAGCGGCTCGTCCGCACGTACATCGGCGTGCGCGACGCCGTCGAGGACGTCATCGGCCTGCTCGCGTCCTACCCGCACGACCGCGATTTCTTCATGAAATTGCGCGCGAGCGACATCGACACGAAGACGGACGTGGAGGTGGCCGCCTGGTTCATTTACCTGAACCGCACCGGGTTCAACGGGCTCTACCGGGTGAACCGGCAAAACCAGTACAACGTGCCGTTCGGCGATTACCAGAACCCCACGATCTGCGACGCGGAGAACCTCCGCGCCTGCGCGCGGGCCCTGAAGCACGCCACGATCCGGCACGCGTCCTTCGAGGACGTCGCGTCGCGGGCGCGGGCAGGGGATTTCGTGTATTTCGATCCGCCGTACGTGCCGCTCTCGGCCTCGTCGAGCTTCACGTCGTACACGAGCGGCGGGTTCGGGATGCGCGAGCAGCAGAGGCTCCGGGACGTGGCGCGCGAGCTGAAGGAGCGCGGCGTGCGGGTGCTCCTGTCGAACTCGTCGGCGCCCGAGGTGTATTCGCTCTACGGGGACGGCTTCGAGCTCGCCGCCGTGGGCGCGTCGCGGGCCATCAACTGCAAGGCCGCCGGGCGCGGACGGATTCAAGAGCTCATCATCCGGTAAATTCGGAAAAGCTGCCCCGTGCGTCCCGACCCAGGGCTCCCGGTCCCGGACTCCGAGCCCGATGAGAGGCGTATGCGCGCCGTTCTCCCGCACCACCGTCCAGGCACCCTCGTGCTCTCCGCGTCCGCGTGGGAGACGATCGAGGCGCTCGTCGCCGGCGAAGGCGTGACCGACGAGGCGTTCGACGCGCTTTATCCCGACGACGTCCGGGAGCACTCGTCACGCTTCTGGACGCCCGTCTCCGTCGCGGCGCGGGCGGCCAAGCTCTGCGCGCCGGAGGGGCGGGTGCGCGTGCTCGACGTGGGCGCGGGGGTGGGGAAGTTTTGCCTCGTCGGCGCGCTCGTCACGGAGAGCATCTTCGTGGGCGTCGAGCACAGGCAAAAGCTCGTCGACGTGGGCCGCGAGGTGATCGCCGCCGTGGGGGCGAGGGGCGCGAGGCTCGTGCACGGGACGTTCGAAGACATCGATTTTTCGTACTTCGACGCGCTTTATTTCTACAACCCGTTCGAGGAGAACCTGGTCGCGCCGTCGTTCCAGATGGACCGCGAGGTCGCGCTCTCGCTGGAGCGGTTCCAGGAGGACGTGACGCGGATCGAGGCGGCGCTCTCCGCGGCGCCGCCCGGGATGCGGGTGGTGACGTACCAGGGGTTCGGCGGGAAGATGCCGCCCGATTACGAGATCGTGGAGGAGGACGTCGAAGGGACGGCGCTCCTCCAGCTCTGGGTGAAGCAGGAGCACCGGCCGCACCGGATCCCGCCGTCGCGGCGCTAGCGGGATTTGCTCCAGAACGCGACGACGTCGTCGGGCGTCTCGTGTTCTTTCAGCACGGAGAGCTCGTCGCCGTCATGACCGAGCACGAGCGGCAGGCCGCGGCTGCAATGGCGCGACCACATGCCGAGCGTGTAGGCGCCGACGTCGTGGAGGAGGACGAAATCACCCGGATCGATCCGCGGCAGGACCGTGTTGTGAGCGATGACGTCGCCCGAGAAGCAGAGCGGGCCGACGAGGGTGACGCGCTCGGTCGGCCCGCCCTTGGGGCGGCCCTCGGCGTCGAGGACCGCGATCTCGTGGTGCCATTCGTCCGGTCGATAGGCGCGGCGGACGAGGAGATCGGCGCCGAGGTGGATGACGGCGAGCCGCTCGTCCCCGGCCTGCTTGACGTATTCGACGCGGCTCGCCGCCCACCCGGCCGTCGCGTGGATGGCCCTGCCAAACTCGGTCACGAGCCCGAGATCCCCCGCGAAGAGCCCGGGGATCCGGCCCTTCAGCGCGTCGACGTAGGCCGAGAGCGGGATCGCCTCGTCCTCGGGCCGGTAAGCGACGGGCAAGCCGCCGCCGAGATCGAAGGCGCGGACGCGGCCTCTGCCGGCGCGGCGCTCGATGTCGTCGCGCAAGGAAAAGACGCGGGCGACGCCCTCGACGAGGCGATCGAGCGGCATGCCTTGCGAGCCCACGTGGACGTGTAATGCGCGCAGGAAGGGGTGCGCCTCGAACGCGGCGAGGATCTCGGCCCGCCGCTCGATCGGGACGCCGAACTTCGAGGAGCGGGTCGCGACGCTCGTGAGCGCGATGGAGCCGCCGCCGACCTGCGGATTGACGCGGAGGCCGACGAGCGGCGGCTCGGACGCGCCGATCGAGGACGCGATTCGATCGAGCTCGTCCATGTTGTCGATGTTGATCCGGACGCCGAGCGCGAGGGCCTGGGCGAGCTCGTCCCGGGTCTTCGCGGGCGAGTCGAAGACGATACGCGAGGCCGGGCAGCCGGCCGCGAGCGCGAGGCGGACCTCCTCGAACGAGGCGGCCTCGAGGCCCGCGCCCGCCTGCACGAGCGCGCGGAGGAGCTCGACGACGGGGTTCGCCTTGATCGCGACGGCGTGCAGCGTGCCCTCGGGGAACCGCTCGGCGAGCTCGGCGAGCCGCGCGCGGACGCGGCCGAGGTCGTGGAAGAGGGCGGCAGTCGTGTCCTTCGAGAAGAGGCCCTCGGCGATGGCGCGGCGGAGCACGGCGGAGGCGTCTTCGACGCGGGTACGCTCGATCCAGCGGCTCATCGGGCTCGTGGTAGCCGGGCGTCGGTGCACGTCAAGCGGCGCTTGCCGGTTGCAGGGAGGACGAGGGCACGATATCGAGCCGACCATGACCGCTCTGCCCGAGGCGCTCCTCGCCGCCGTCGCCCGCGATTTCCCGGCCGATTTCCTCTCGGTGGATCCTTCCGACCTGGCCACGTTCGGCCGCGACTGGACGAAGGTGCACGAGCCGCGCCCGACCGCCGTGGCCTTGCCGCGCACGACGGACGAGGTGTCGCGCCTCCTGCGGCTCTGCACGGCGTTTCAGGTGCCCGTCGTGCCCTCGGGGGGGCGGACGGGGCTCGCGGCGGGCGCGGTGGCGGCGCAGGGCGAGGTCGTGGTGTCGCTGTCGCGGATGCGGCGGATGAACCCGGTGGACGTGCTCGGCGGGACGGTGCGCGTGCAGGCCGGCGCGGTGACGGAGGAGGTGCACCGGCACGTGGCCGAGCACGGCTTGACCTGGCCCGTGGATTTCGCCTCGAAGGGATCGAGCCAGGTGGGCGGGAACATCGCCACGAATGCGGGCGGCGTGAAGGTGATCCGCTACGGGCTGACGCGGCAGTGGGTGCTCGGGCTCGAGGTGGTGCTCGCGAGCGGAGAGGTGCTCGAGCTCGGCGGCGCGCTCGAGAAAAACAACACGGGGATCGATCTGCGGCAGCTCTTCATCGGGAGCGAGGGGACGCTCGGGATCATCACGGAGGCGACGCTGAAGCTGACGCGGCTGCCGGGCAAGCTCGACGTGCTCCTGTTCGCCGTGCCAAACCTCGCGGGCGTGCTATCGCTCTTCAGGGAGGCGCGCACGGGGCCGTTCGTGATCACGGCGTACGAGTTCTTCACGGAGAAATGCATGGCCCGCGTGCGGCGGCACCGGAGCGTGCGGGAGCCGCTCTCCTCGCCGAGCGAGTATTACGTGCTGCTCGAGGTGGAGCGGGCCGAGCCGGAGGCGCTCGAAGGGTGGATCACTTCGCTCTTCGAGCGGGGCGTGGTGACGGACGGGACGCTCGCGCAACACGCGGGCGAGGCGGCGGCGATCTGGGCCTTGCGCGAGGGGATCAGCGAGAGCCTGAGCGCGACGGGGATGCCCCACAAGAACGACATCGCGCTGCCGATCCAGGAGCTCGAAGGCTTCTGCGCGGAGCTCGAGAGCGTCTTCGAAGCACGTTATCCGGGCTGGGAGATCGCGCTCTTCGGGCACATCGGCGACGGCAACCTGCACGTGAACGTGATGAAGCCCGACGCGATGGAGAAAGCGGCGTTCCTCGCGCGCACGCACGAGGCCGATCACACGATGTTCGATCTCGTCCGCAAATACCGCGGCTCCATCTCGGCGGAGCACGGGATCGGGCTCCTCAAGAAGGATTACCTCGCGTATTCGCGATCGGGGACGGAGATCGAGATCATGCGCGCGATCAAGCGGGCGCTCGATCCGCTCGGGATCATGAACCCGGGGAAGGTGTTCTGATTCAGTAGACGACGCGCGTGCGAATGTTCGAGGGCAAGGCCTGGATCCGGCGGCTCACCTCGGCGGAGACGTCCTGCTCGAGGTCCATGATGAGGTAACCAATCGCGCCCTCGGTCGCGAGGAACTGCGTGTCGATGTTGGCGTTGAGGTCGGCGACGACGCGGTTCACGTCGCGGAGCACGCCGGGCTCGTTGCGGTGCACGTTCAGGATGCGGTGCGTTCCCTTCACCGGCGGGAGCTCGACCTGCGGGAAATTCACCGAGCCCGTCGTCGCGCCCATCGCCGCGAACTTGCTGAGCACGGCCGCGACCTCGCGCCCGATCGCCTCCTGCGCCTCCTCCGTCGAGCCGCCGATGTGCGGCGTGAGCAGGACGTTCGGCAGGTTCTGGAGCTCGGTCTTGAACTTGTCCGTGTTCGACTCGGGCTCCTCGGGGTAGACGTCGATCGCCGCCCCCGCGAGATGACCGTCCTTCAGCGCCGCGACGAGCGCCGGGATGTCGACGACCGTGCCGCGGCTCGCGTTGAGCAGGTAGGCGCCCTTGCGCATCTTCGCGAGCTCGGCCGCGCCGATCATCTTGCGCGTCTCCGGCGTTTCGGGCACGTGCAGCGAGACGAAGTCGCTCTCGGCGAGCAGGGTCGCGAGCGAGGGGACAGAGCGGTTGTTGCCCATCGGCAGTCGCGCGGCGATGTCGTGGTAGAACACGCGCATGCCGACGGCCTCCGCGAGCACGCCGAGCTGACGGCCGATGTGCCCGTAACCGACGATGCCGAGGACCTTGCCCCGGACCTCGTAACATTGCGCCGCGACCTTCTTCCACACGCCGTCGTGCACCTCGCGCGACCGATCGCCGAGCTGGCGGGCGAGCGCGATGATCTCCGAGATCATGAGCTCGGCGACGCTGCGCGTGTTGCTGAACGGCGCGTTGAAGACCGGTACGCCTCGGGCGTTCGCCGCCACGAGGTCGACCTGGTTCGTGCCGATGCAGAAGCAGCCGACGGAGAGCAGGTCGTGAGCGTTTTCGAGCACACGGGCCGTGACCCGGGTCTTGCTGCGGATGCCGAGGAGCTGGACGCCCGGGAGGGCCGCGATGAGCTCGTCCTCCTTGAGCGCGCCGCTCTTCCGCGTGATGGCGTAGGTGCGGCCCTCGCCGAAGGCGTTGAACGTCTCGGTGGCGCTCGGGTGGATGTTCTCGAGCAGCAGGATCTGGATGGTGTCGCGGGTCTGGGCCGCCGGGGCAGGCATGGTCATGGCGCGTCCTCGTTCGGGGGCGCATGTCTACCGCATGGGCGGGCGCAGGCCAGCCTGAAAACCACCCACCCCCGGCTCGCTTCCTTTCGTTCGATTCCTTCGACGCGACGTTTGCACGAGGTACCCCTGAACTGGTAAGAAAATGGCCATGCAACGTGTCGTTCTCTTGTCGGCCGCGACGGCCGCGCTTTTCATCGCCTGCGCAGCGCCGCCTCGCTTTCAGGACATGCGCACGCCGTCCGGCGAGTTCTGCACGGATATGCCCATCTTCGCGGGCAAGACCCAGCCCGATCGCGAGTTCCATCGCCTCGAGCCGGTCCAGAGCGAGCCTTCGGCCAAGACCGAGCCGGAGCGCCTGCGATCGCTCCGCAAGGCCGCCTGCTTCGCGGGCGGCGACGCGGTGATCGAGGCGGTCGAGGACGAGATTCGCCTGCCCGACGCCTCCTACGGCAAGGTCGCCGCGGGGACGGCGATCGTGTGGACGCGACGGGAAGGCGCCGCGGCCAAGCCGCTCGATCTCGGCGCCAAGACCGAGGAGGACAAGCCCGCGGGTGAGCCGACGCCGCCGCCCGAGGCCACGGCGCCGAAGGAGCCGAAGCCGGTGGACACGTCGGTCGAGGTGAAGTCGCCCCCGCCGACGCCGACGCCGACGCCGACGGCGACCGCGGCGCCCGCGCCCACGACGACGTCGACGGGCACGACGACGAAGACGAAGACCACGACGAAGACCACGACGAAGAAGTAGCCGCCCGCCCAGGCGTCACGGACGAGGTCGCGCGCGAGTCCTCCGCGAGGGAGGGCCGCACGTGGCCTCGTTTCATTTGAGGACCAAGGTTCCTCCCCACGCCTGCGTCGAGGCGTGGGGAGGAGCGCGGCTCAGCGTGGAGCCGTGGGCTGGCGCGGGGTGCCGGGCTTCGGCGACGAGGGCGCGGCCTCCGGCGCCTTCGCGCCGGGTTTGTCCTTCCCATCAACCGGTTTGTCCGTCCCCTCGGCGGGTTTGTCCGTCCCGTCGGGCGCCTCGGGCGTGGGTTGCGCGCCGGAGCGATCGAGCGTGCTGCCCGGCAGCGTCCCCTTGCGCGGCTCGAGCACGCCGCTCGACTTCGGCAAGGTGCCGGCGCTCGGGAGCGTGCTCGCGCCGTTCAGCACGCCGTTGTTGTCGAGCACGCTGCCGTTGTCCAGCGCGGAGTCGCGCGGGGAGAGCACCGTGTCGCCGCCGCCGACGGCCCTGCCGGGCGCGCTGCCATGGCCCTTGATG includes these proteins:
- a CDS encoding carboxypeptidase-like regulatory domain-containing protein; this encodes MKFGWTLVCATLIGVVGCGPQGGDGSGAGSGEGGDAGSGGDGGNNPAGTGGMGQGGGGGGGCADQCSEGQTQCSNTQLQTCALQANGCYDWATPQSCPTFQTCSGGQCVSSCTDQCAAGETQCSGANVQSCALQANGCYDWNPAQGCPTFQTCSGGQCVLACTDTCTNGATQCANGQIQTCGLQANGCYDWNAAQNCPTFQTCNGGQCVSSCTDQCMGGATQCSGPQVQTCGLQANGCYDWNPGASCPAGQACEAGACASQCEDTCTQGQTQCSGTQVQSCVLQATGCYDWGAATACPSPQICQGNACASSTCVQNELRCNGNLLEVCNGSNQWQTQQVCAQACDPAMQACTGTTTCVAGSRRCNGLQTQVCNSTGTAWLTVETCAIACDGSNGLCAGACESGEKRCNGNTPETCNATGTAWTQGQTCGTYCFNGDCAQPSLVIDANANATLDGEQVFAGDVTIINSSVLTVPSGKLVIRAKNFVLDASSQIVVTPTGNDPRGKGANGGASSCNAQGYCTASGTKPGSGGGYGVAGSSGSATFSCYYSGTRYCSVSSAGGPAYAIADQEPAMGSSGGTCSSGTAGLGGGMLVIYAENITIAGQITANGQSASGCAGGGSGGGVVLRATNDLKFSGSISTAGGNGGASGGGNGGNGAVKLLYGNSKTITGSVVAAKFESYMAPFDVSSSTHPNSKLWYNDGFPSFELAWSKPFTASAGYYYKLNTTYGFVPNSSNASYKPEESVLYTPTDLGVGTNYFHISTLGPFANFGTVEERFVVNINAATPSVSSSSHANQSTWYTNNSPYFSWTLPKADENTKNFYWEFDPYATTMPDHDSNTIPMDLTSPQNSKQILLPGKTNGIWFFHLIAEDTMGNLTKNATHYRVQIGTDPGKGSVSGTVTDGMTGQFISGASVTLNRGMHDGTTNASGGFAFANTVFAQQYEVRVSRAGYQDAVKTVTVTTGQTATVNFALQP
- a CDS encoding CDP-alcohol phosphatidyltransferase family protein; the protein is MKKPRRRRFSMIRDFQVADFLTLGNGFAGTGSMLATMKYVASGDVTFLRLAFALFPVALLCDFLDGRVARARREVSMLGQELDSLADLVSFGVAPAALAFGLGMRGGWDAIALVYFVACGISRLARYNATAASLADEGGKVKYYEGTPIPTSLALVALFGALASADRIGAALPGGAVMLGPWELHPLVLLFVLSGSAMISKTLRIPKP
- a CDS encoding DNA adenine methylase gives rise to the protein MLERAIRPLHTPSAVPLPSVRPGPLKARGKPRPDIREIEPGTAKPFIKWVGGKRQLLHELDPRIPSRFNTYHEPFVGGGALFFHLLPERAELSDTNERLVRTYIGVRDAVEDVIGLLASYPHDRDFFMKLRASDIDTKTDVEVAAWFIYLNRTGFNGLYRVNRQNQYNVPFGDYQNPTICDAENLRACARALKHATIRHASFEDVASRARAGDFVYFDPPYVPLSASSSFTSYTSGGFGMREQQRLRDVARELKERGVRVLLSNSSAPEVYSLYGDGFELAAVGASRAINCKAAGRGRIQELIIR
- a CDS encoding class I SAM-dependent methyltransferase: MRAVLPHHRPGTLVLSASAWETIEALVAGEGVTDEAFDALYPDDVREHSSRFWTPVSVAARAAKLCAPEGRVRVLDVGAGVGKFCLVGALVTESIFVGVEHRQKLVDVGREVIAAVGARGARLVHGTFEDIDFSYFDALYFYNPFEENLVAPSFQMDREVALSLERFQEDVTRIEAALSAAPPGMRVVTYQGFGGKMPPDYEIVEEDVEGTALLQLWVKQEHRPHRIPPSRR
- a CDS encoding diaminopimelate decarboxylase encodes the protein MSRWIERTRVEDASAVLRRAIAEGLFSKDTTAALFHDLGRVRARLAELAERFPEGTLHAVAIKANPVVELLRALVQAGAGLEAASFEEVRLALAAGCPASRIVFDSPAKTRDELAQALALGVRINIDNMDELDRIASSIGASEPPLVGLRVNPQVGGGSIALTSVATRSSKFGVPIERRAEILAAFEAHPFLRALHVHVGSQGMPLDRLVEGVARVFSLRDDIERRAGRGRVRAFDLGGGLPVAYRPEDEAIPLSAYVDALKGRIPGLFAGDLGLVTEFGRAIHATAGWAASRVEYVKQAGDERLAVIHLGADLLVRRAYRPDEWHHEIAVLDAEGRPKGGPTERVTLVGPLCFSGDVIAHNTVLPRIDPGDFVLLHDVGAYTLGMWSRHCSRGLPLVLGHDGDELSVLKEHETPDDVVAFWSKSR
- a CDS encoding FAD-binding oxidoreductase produces the protein MTALPEALLAAVARDFPADFLSVDPSDLATFGRDWTKVHEPRPTAVALPRTTDEVSRLLRLCTAFQVPVVPSGGRTGLAAGAVAAQGEVVVSLSRMRRMNPVDVLGGTVRVQAGAVTEEVHRHVAEHGLTWPVDFASKGSSQVGGNIATNAGGVKVIRYGLTRQWVLGLEVVLASGEVLELGGALEKNNTGIDLRQLFIGSEGTLGIITEATLKLTRLPGKLDVLLFAVPNLAGVLSLFREARTGPFVITAYEFFTEKCMARVRRHRSVREPLSSPSEYYVLLEVERAEPEALEGWITSLFERGVVTDGTLAQHAGEAAAIWALREGISESLSATGMPHKNDIALPIQELEGFCAELESVFEARYPGWEIALFGHIGDGNLHVNVMKPDAMEKAAFLARTHEADHTMFDLVRKYRGSISAEHGIGLLKKDYLAYSRSGTEIEIMRAIKRALDPLGIMNPGKVF
- the serA gene encoding phosphoglycerate dehydrogenase — its product is MTMPAPAAQTRDTIQILLLENIHPSATETFNAFGEGRTYAITRKSGALKEDELIAALPGVQLLGIRSKTRVTARVLENAHDLLSVGCFCIGTNQVDLVAANARGVPVFNAPFSNTRSVAELMISEIIALARQLGDRSREVHDGVWKKVAAQCYEVRGKVLGIVGYGHIGRQLGVLAEAVGMRVFYHDIAARLPMGNNRSVPSLATLLAESDFVSLHVPETPETRKMIGAAELAKMRKGAYLLNASRGTVVDIPALVAALKDGHLAGAAIDVYPEEPESNTDKFKTELQNLPNVLLTPHIGGSTEEAQEAIGREVAAVLSKFAAMGATTGSVNFPQVELPPVKGTHRILNVHRNEPGVLRDVNRVVADLNANIDTQFLATEGAIGYLIMDLEQDVSAEVSRRIQALPSNIRTRVVY